A genomic window from Gossypium hirsutum isolate 1008001.06 chromosome D12, Gossypium_hirsutum_v2.1, whole genome shotgun sequence includes:
- the LOC107945049 gene encoding uncharacterized protein isoform X2, producing MAVTTTSVDRSLWWEPFSSLLTDLENASPSDDLPEPLAKKLKENHDWFVETVARFKSPNEKSKEALMSSEQIKIGPHELTVKPDFRDKALQVSSYLCLDEVQSYILVDRYLERGNVAENYIVHDPIHVVLLQYFIERQCLLKCTRQILMHALYLGNSLKEESLIREEALKLIYDGLEGKLISVLEVLMSCSHPEQMDVDLFTLWAEETLLEDNLVLDIIFLIYYESLCTCTAERWKNLCLLYKGTLSGSYNFGKLAISPEALSSFYQAKILLLLILIEALNLENLLHMVHDEIPFRQGACGFTLTDVREIDALMSGFDVFEMREGGPLILAWAVFLCLMSSLPQKEESNEFMEIDHVGYVRQAFEASSLSYFLEILQSGILKESDGPVAGYRSVLRTFISAFIASYEISLQEEDGTLNLILGILCYVYRGEESLCIQFWDRASFTDGPIRCLLCNLEGEFPFRTVELLRLLSSLCEGSWPAECVYNFLDKSTGISSLFDITSESLLDNVSQIVETQHPVPIPGIDGLHIPSRTHGHVLKVVDGRTALVRWEHTKSAVFVLLLRLAQIPYLENNEEAFLTLDLLSRMVSCNTAVCFALMDSCNICHLQATGMNGQIENNVWVVEIISNIVRNLSPNPSGAALMSMAFVILAKMLKCCPSNVAAVALKANIFDVASNSSTFNIGWNGLSSGSWLLSGKLAKMLLIDSEQNDYDCPLTISVLDFTMELVRTGVEDDIVVSLIVFSLQYILVNHEYWKYKVKNTRWKVTLKVLEVMKTCILATASSEKLSDVIRDLLLDDSSIHNTLFRIMCTTSEALERLYLNRLIELVEIEGLQLAISSALDISYVMLTKISKDMTSSIPAFHQAVLSSTTKPISVIAAVISLISFFRDPAIQVAAAKLLAILLQMAEPHPFINSCFCPDDKRMADLRLSINSILLEHRILNDDLFIAVLNLLASAARFQPAFLLAIFDTKEDTAVQLANIGGVKQTTNEPLSGSLGSETCSLVNAILQFVESSNDVINSNPCVLLNALNFLKALWHGAGLYTAILERLKSSDKFWKQLSNSIFQSAALEVPVLKSIKESEASLLGHKYRCQSAILETMAYDVFLMKKLLYAESLVKDPSESNKKIEADNNVMKSILSNWCNSSVLGSLIKSYTSCKYDNEIYFHAKVALSLLTVHIMGKLVAGDAGSLSVSLVEKIRHVYKKLTVQPAFSELLAQYSLRGYSEGKELKALIMSDLYYHLQGELEGRKMSAGPFKELSQFLIESKMVKIYENKCSLDLFLNADDVHVFDLGRIQADLGLDMWDYSEWRTSKGIAETMLSCMQKANSMVLIGNSKLSSLKALITVLTVYEDSLLEKMTEVGGKIPDQLIFSCMEHICRSFLDTLEPLSRVPDVSEDVLDFLTSQADLLLHLTRSVRKSLSMSVCLLLLKTSGTGLKMLNDLRTIVTGVNNTMKLLIMLILLSMEFCWLDSHISGVKDKESIEGFAEISNVSLGLLPILCNCVTVAECHSLCLTALDLTLKGFLTPDTWFPIIHKHLQLQHVVLKLQDKNSFGSVPVLLKFFLTIARVRGVHQIFHLMIMTRKDHVHKGLGLLFLN from the exons ATGGCGGTCACCACAACGTCCGTCGATCGCTCTCTTTGGTGGGAGCCGTTCTCTTCTCTTCTCACCGACCTCGAGAATGCCTCTCCTTCCGACGACCTCCCGGAACCCCTA GCGAAGAAGTTGAAAGAAAACCACGATTGGTTCGTGGAGACAGTTGCTAGGTTTAAATCGCCGAATGAGAAGTCGAAGGAGGCTTTAATGAGCTCTGAGCAAATCAAGATTGGTCCACATGAGTTGACCGTGAAGCCTGATTTCAGAGATAAGGCTTTGCAAGTCAGCTCGTATTTG TGTTTGGATGAGGTGCAGTCGTACATTCTCGTTGATAGGTATCTCGAGCGCGGAAATGTTGCTGAGAATTATATAGTTCATGATCCCATTCATGTG GTGTTGCTGCAGTATTTTATTGAGCGCCAGTGCTTGTTGAAGTGCACAAGGCAGATCCTAATGCATGCTT TATATTTGGGAAATAGCTTGAAAGAAGAGAGTTTGATTAGGGAGGAAGCACTAAAGCTGATTTATGATGGATTGGAAGGAAAACTAATATCTGTCTTGGAAGTTCTCATGTCTTGCAGTCATCCCGAGCAGATG GATGTTGATCTTTTCACCTTATGGGCTGAGGAGACACTACTTGAAGACAACTTGGTTTTGGacattatttttctcatttattaTGAGTCACTTTGTACTTGTACTGCTGAAAGATGGAAAAATTTATGCTTGCTTTATAAG GGGACCTTGTCAGGGTCTTATAACTTTGGAAAGCTAGCAATATCACCTGAAGCACTATCTTCTTTttatcaagccaaaattctgctgTTACTTATCCTCATAGAAGCTCTGAACCTGGAAAATCTTCTTCACATGGTTCATGATGAAATTCCTTTCAG GCAGGGAGCTTGTGGTTTTACCTTGACCGATGTCCGAGAGATTGATGCTCTGATGTCCGGCTTTGATGTCTTTGAGATGAGAGAAGGTGGCCCATTGATTCTTGCTTGGGCGGTTTTTCTTTGTCTGATGTCATCACTCCCTCAAAAAGAGGAAAGTAATGAATTCATG GAGATTGATCATGTTGGGTATGTTCGCCAAGCTTTTGAAGCTTCATCTTTGAGTTATTTCCTTGAAATCCTTCAAAGTGGCATCTTGAAGGAATCAGAT GGACCTGTTGCAGGTTATCGAAGTGTCTTGAGAACTTTTATTTCTGCATTTATTGCATCTTATGAAATTAGTCTTCAG GAGGAGGATGGTACCCTTAATTTGATACTGGGTATTCTTTGCTATGTTTATCGAGGAGAG GAGTCACTTTGTATTCAATTTTGGGACAGAGCAAGTTTCACTGATGGTCCTATTCGGTGCCTTCTCTGTAACTTAGAGGGTGAATTCCCTTTTAGGACTGTAGAACTTCTACGACTTCTATCATCTCTATGTGAGGGAAGTTGGCCTGCAGAATGTGT GTATAACTTTTTAGATAAGTCCACTGGTATATCGTCTTTGTTTGACATTACTAGTGAATCCTTATTGGATAATGTGTCTCAAATTGTTGAAACTCAGCATCCAGTTCCTATTCCCGGGATTGATGGTTTGCACATTCCTAGTAGAACTCATGGGCACGTTCTGAAAGTAGTTGATGGGAGAACTGCTCTTGTGCGCTGGGAG CATACAAAATCGGCCGTGTTTGTTCTGCTCCTTCGTTTGGCCCAGATTCCATACTTAGAAAACAATGAAGAAGCATTTCTTACCCTTGACCTACTCAGCCGAATGGTGTCCTGCAACACG GCTGTATGTTTTGCTTTGATGGATAGTTGCAACATCTGTCATCTCCAAGCAACTGGCATGAACGGGCAGATAGAAAATAATGTGTG GGTGGTTGAGATCATTAGCAATATCGTTAGAAATTTGTCTCCTAATCCTAGTGGTGCTGCATTGATGTCCATGGCTTTTGTAATATTGGCAAAGATGCTGAAATG TTGCCCTTCTAATGTTGCTGCAGTAGCCTTGAAAGCAAATATATTTGATGTGGCTTCAAATTCAAGCACCTTCAACATAGGTTGGAATGGTCTATCAAG TGGATCATGGTTGCTATCTGGAAAGTTGGCAAAGATGCTTTTAATCGATAGTGAGCAGAATGATTATGACTGCCCATTAACAATATCGG TGCTGGATTTTACCATGGAGCTTGTAAGGACTGGTGTAGAAGATGATATTGTTGTGTCTTTAATTGTGTTCTCCCTCCAGTATATTCTAGTTAATCATGAGTACTGGAAATATAAAGTGAAGAATACTCGTTGGAAAGTAACATTGAAG GTGCTGGAAGTGATGAAAACGTGCATTTTAGCAACAGCTTCCTCTGAAAAGCTGAGTGATGTAATACGGGATTTGCTACTCGATGATTCTTCGATCCACAACACTCTCTTTCGTATAATGTGTACAACTTCTGAAGCTTTGGAG AGACTTTATCTCAACCGCCTCATAGAATTGGTCGAGATTGAGGGTTTACAACTTGCTATAAGTTCTGCTTTGGATATTTCATATGTGATGCTTACCAAAATCTCAAAG GATATGACATCAAGCATTCCAGCTTTTCACCAAGCTGTCCTCTCTTCAACAACCAAGCCCATATCTGTTATTGCTGCTGTCATATCATTGATATCCTTTTTTCGTGATCCG GCGATACAGGTTGCTGCTGCTAAACTACTGGCGATATTGTTGCAGATGGCAGAGCCACATCCTTTTATAAATTCATGCTTCTGTCCCGATGACAAGCGG ATGGCAGATTTAAGGCTTTCTATTAATAGCATTCTACTTGAACACCGGATACTGAATGATGATCTTTTTATTGCCGTACTGAATTTGCTTGCTTCTGCAGCTCGTTTCCAG CCTGCTTTCCTTCTTGCTATTTTTGACACAAAGGAGGATACAGCTGTTCAACTGGCTAATATTGGTGGTGTGAAGCAGACAACAAATGAACCTTTGTCTGGTTCCCTGGGCTCTGAAACATGTAGTCTTGTTAATGCCATTCTCCAATTTGTTGAAAGCTCTAATGATGTTATTAATAG CAATCCCTGCGTACTGCTGAATGCACTTAACTTCTTAAAGGCACTGTGGCATGGGGCTGGTCTGTATACAGCTATTTTGGAGAGGCTGAAGAGCTCTGACAAGTTCTGGAAGCAATTATCGAACTCTATCTTTCAAAGTGCTGCCTTGGAAGTTCCTGTGCTCAAAAGCATTAAAGAATCAGAGGCTTCACTCCTGGGACACAAATATCGATGTCAATCTGCTATTTTGGAAACAATGGCATATGATGTGTTCTTGATGAAAAAGTTGTTATATGCTGAATCACTTGTCAAGGATCCCTCTGAATCAAATAAGAAGATTGAAGCTGATAATAATGTTATGAAGAGTATCTTGTCAAATTGGTGTAACAGTTCTGTTCTTGGAAGCTTGATCAAATCATATACATCTTGTAAATATGACAATGAAATATATTTTCATGCGAAG GTCGCATTGAGTTTACTCACTGTGCACATAATGGGAAAACTAGTAGCTGGTGATGCTGGAAGTTTGTCTGTATCCTTAGTGGAGAAGATTCGCCATGTGTATAAAAAG TTGACTGTTCAGCCTGCTTTTTCCGAATTACTGGCTCAGTACTCACTGCGTGGTTACAG TGAAGGGAAGGAGCTGAAAGCTTTAATAATGAGTGATCTCTACTATCATCTGCAAGGAGAGCTTGAAGGCCGTAAAATGAGTGCTGGACCCTTTAAAGAACTCTCCCAGTTTCTGATAGAGTCAAAGATGGTGAAGATTTATGAGAACAAGTGCAGTCTTGATCTTTTTTTAAATGCTGATGATGTCCATGTGTTTGATCTTGGGCGCATACAAGCAGATTTGGGATTAGATATGTGGGATTATTCTGAATGGAGAACATCTAAAGGAATTGCAGAAACAATGCTGAGCTGCATGCAGAAAGCAAACTCAATGGTGTTGATTGGAAATTCGAAGCTTTCTTCACTGAAAGCATTAATTACCGTCTTAACCGTGTATGAGGACAGT TTGCTGGAAAAAATGACTGAGGTTGGAGGGAAGATTCCTGATCAGCTGATTTTTTCATGCATGGAACATATATGCCGAAGTTTCCTTGACACTTTAGAACCTTTGTCTCGAGTCCCTGATGTTTCTGAAGATGTCCTTGATTTCCTCACTTCACAGGCAGATTTGCTTCTTCATCTCACAAGATCTGTGCGGAAAAGCCTGTCCATGTCTGTTTGTCTTCTCCTCTTGAAGACTTCAGGCACTGGTCTTAAAATGCTAAATGACCTTAGAACGATAGTTACTGGGGTGAATAACACAATGAAGCTTTTGATAATGTTGATTCTATTGTCAATGGAGTTCTGCTGGCTTGATTCCCATATATCTGGTGTGAAAGACAAAGAATCTATTGAAGGGTTTGCTGAGATTTCTAATGTGAGCCTCGGTCTGTTACCCATCTTGTGCAACTGTGTTACTGTTGCTGAATGTCATTCCCTCTGCCTGACTGCTTTGGACTTGACACTAAAAGGTTTTTTGACACCTGATACTTGGTTTCCCATCATCCATAAACATCTCCAGTTACAACATGTTGTTCTGAAACTTCAAGATAAGAATTCTTTTGGATCAGTTCCCGTTCTTTTGAAGTTCTTCTTGACCATTGCGCGTGTAAGAGGAG TGCACCAGATTTTCCATCTGATGATCATGACAAGAAAAGACCACGTGCACAAAGGACTTGGACTTCTCTTTCTAAACTAA
- the LOC107945049 gene encoding uncharacterized protein isoform X1, whose protein sequence is MAVTTTSVDRSLWWEPFSSLLTDLENASPSDDLPEPLAKKLKENHDWFVETVARFKSPNEKSKEALMSSEQIKIGPHELTVKPDFRDKALQVSSYLCLDEVQSYILVDRYLERGNVAENYIVHDPIHVVLLQYFIERQCLLKCTRQILMHALYLGNSLKEESLIREEALKLIYDGLEGKLISVLEVLMSCSHPEQMDVDLFTLWAEETLLEDNLVLDIIFLIYYESLCTCTAERWKNLCLLYKGTLSGSYNFGKLAISPEALSSFYQAKILLLLILIEALNLENLLHMVHDEIPFRQGACGFTLTDVREIDALMSGFDVFEMREGGPLILAWAVFLCLMSSLPQKEESNEFMEIDHVGYVRQAFEASSLSYFLEILQSGILKESDGPVAGYRSVLRTFISAFIASYEISLQEEDGTLNLILGILCYVYRGEESLCIQFWDRASFTDGPIRCLLCNLEGEFPFRTVELLRLLSSLCEGSWPAECVYNFLDKSTGISSLFDITSESLLDNVSQIVETQHPVPIPGIDGLHIPSRTHGHVLKVVDGRTALVRWEHTKSAVFVLLLRLAQIPYLENNEEAFLTLDLLSRMVSCNTAVCFALMDSCNICHLQATGMNGQIENNVWVVEIISNIVRNLSPNPSGAALMSMAFVILAKMLKCCPSNVAAVALKANIFDVASNSSTFNIGWNGLSSGSWLLSGKLAKMLLIDSEQNDYDCPLTISVLDFTMELVRTGVEDDIVVSLIVFSLQYILVNHEYWKYKVKNTRWKVTLKVLEVMKTCILATASSEKLSDVIRDLLLDDSSIHNTLFRIMCTTSEALERLYLNRLIELVEIEGLQLAISSALDISYVMLTKISKDMTSSIPAFHQAVLSSTTKPISVIAAVISLISFFRDPAIQVAAAKLLAILLQMAEPHPFINSCFCPDDKRMADLRLSINSILLEHRILNDDLFIAVLNLLASAARFQPAFLLAIFDTKEDTAVQLANIGGVKQTTNEPLSGSLGSETCSLVNAILQFVESSNDVINSNPCVLLNALNFLKALWHGAGLYTAILERLKSSDKFWKQLSNSIFQSAALEVPVLKSIKESEASLLGHKYRCQSAILETMAYDVFLMKKLLYAESLVKDPSESNKKIEADNNVMKSILSNWCNSSVLGSLIKSYTSCKYDNEIYFHAKVALSLLTVHIMGKLVAGDAGSLSVSLVEKIRHVYKKLTVQPAFSELLAQYSLRGYSEGKELKALIMSDLYYHLQGELEGRKMSAGPFKELSQFLIESKMVKIYENKCSLDLFLNADDVHVFDLGRIQADLGLDMWDYSEWRTSKGIAETMLSCMQKANSMVLIGNSKLSSLKALITVLTVYEDSLLEKMTEVGGKIPDQLIFSCMEHICRSFLDTLEPLSRVPDVSEDVLDFLTSQADLLLHLTRSVRKSLSMSVCLLLLKTSGTGLKMLNDLRTIVTGVNNTMKLLIMLILLSMEFCWLDSHISGVKDKESIEGFAEISNVSLGLLPILCNCVTVAECHSLCLTALDLTLKGFLTPDTWFPIIHKHLQLQHVVLKLQDKNSFGSVPVLLKFFLTIARVRGGAEMLLNAGFFSSLKLLFADMSDGRVSSVINSGKKLSTLSDKIEKPQLIWGLGLAVITAMVHSLGDSSLSIDIVANVIPYLFSEKAHLISYFLSAPDFPSDDHDKKRPRAQRTWTSLSKLMETEQTLMLMCVLAQHWNTWVKAMKDTDSQLREMSIHLLAFISCGNQRLGEAPSRIPPLICPPILKDELDCCNKPSFVNSKNGWFALSPLGCISKPKFSGISTTALVIKDQATESNNYVSQTYFSDSVAIQIYRIAFLLLKFLCLQAEGAAKGAEELGYVDLAHFPELPMPEILHGIQDQAIAIVTELCETNRSKQIQSEVQQVCLLLLQTIEMALYLELCVLQICGIKPMLGRVEDVSKEVKLLMKATEGHAFLKGSMKSLSQIISLVYPGLP, encoded by the exons ATGGCGGTCACCACAACGTCCGTCGATCGCTCTCTTTGGTGGGAGCCGTTCTCTTCTCTTCTCACCGACCTCGAGAATGCCTCTCCTTCCGACGACCTCCCGGAACCCCTA GCGAAGAAGTTGAAAGAAAACCACGATTGGTTCGTGGAGACAGTTGCTAGGTTTAAATCGCCGAATGAGAAGTCGAAGGAGGCTTTAATGAGCTCTGAGCAAATCAAGATTGGTCCACATGAGTTGACCGTGAAGCCTGATTTCAGAGATAAGGCTTTGCAAGTCAGCTCGTATTTG TGTTTGGATGAGGTGCAGTCGTACATTCTCGTTGATAGGTATCTCGAGCGCGGAAATGTTGCTGAGAATTATATAGTTCATGATCCCATTCATGTG GTGTTGCTGCAGTATTTTATTGAGCGCCAGTGCTTGTTGAAGTGCACAAGGCAGATCCTAATGCATGCTT TATATTTGGGAAATAGCTTGAAAGAAGAGAGTTTGATTAGGGAGGAAGCACTAAAGCTGATTTATGATGGATTGGAAGGAAAACTAATATCTGTCTTGGAAGTTCTCATGTCTTGCAGTCATCCCGAGCAGATG GATGTTGATCTTTTCACCTTATGGGCTGAGGAGACACTACTTGAAGACAACTTGGTTTTGGacattatttttctcatttattaTGAGTCACTTTGTACTTGTACTGCTGAAAGATGGAAAAATTTATGCTTGCTTTATAAG GGGACCTTGTCAGGGTCTTATAACTTTGGAAAGCTAGCAATATCACCTGAAGCACTATCTTCTTTttatcaagccaaaattctgctgTTACTTATCCTCATAGAAGCTCTGAACCTGGAAAATCTTCTTCACATGGTTCATGATGAAATTCCTTTCAG GCAGGGAGCTTGTGGTTTTACCTTGACCGATGTCCGAGAGATTGATGCTCTGATGTCCGGCTTTGATGTCTTTGAGATGAGAGAAGGTGGCCCATTGATTCTTGCTTGGGCGGTTTTTCTTTGTCTGATGTCATCACTCCCTCAAAAAGAGGAAAGTAATGAATTCATG GAGATTGATCATGTTGGGTATGTTCGCCAAGCTTTTGAAGCTTCATCTTTGAGTTATTTCCTTGAAATCCTTCAAAGTGGCATCTTGAAGGAATCAGAT GGACCTGTTGCAGGTTATCGAAGTGTCTTGAGAACTTTTATTTCTGCATTTATTGCATCTTATGAAATTAGTCTTCAG GAGGAGGATGGTACCCTTAATTTGATACTGGGTATTCTTTGCTATGTTTATCGAGGAGAG GAGTCACTTTGTATTCAATTTTGGGACAGAGCAAGTTTCACTGATGGTCCTATTCGGTGCCTTCTCTGTAACTTAGAGGGTGAATTCCCTTTTAGGACTGTAGAACTTCTACGACTTCTATCATCTCTATGTGAGGGAAGTTGGCCTGCAGAATGTGT GTATAACTTTTTAGATAAGTCCACTGGTATATCGTCTTTGTTTGACATTACTAGTGAATCCTTATTGGATAATGTGTCTCAAATTGTTGAAACTCAGCATCCAGTTCCTATTCCCGGGATTGATGGTTTGCACATTCCTAGTAGAACTCATGGGCACGTTCTGAAAGTAGTTGATGGGAGAACTGCTCTTGTGCGCTGGGAG CATACAAAATCGGCCGTGTTTGTTCTGCTCCTTCGTTTGGCCCAGATTCCATACTTAGAAAACAATGAAGAAGCATTTCTTACCCTTGACCTACTCAGCCGAATGGTGTCCTGCAACACG GCTGTATGTTTTGCTTTGATGGATAGTTGCAACATCTGTCATCTCCAAGCAACTGGCATGAACGGGCAGATAGAAAATAATGTGTG GGTGGTTGAGATCATTAGCAATATCGTTAGAAATTTGTCTCCTAATCCTAGTGGTGCTGCATTGATGTCCATGGCTTTTGTAATATTGGCAAAGATGCTGAAATG TTGCCCTTCTAATGTTGCTGCAGTAGCCTTGAAAGCAAATATATTTGATGTGGCTTCAAATTCAAGCACCTTCAACATAGGTTGGAATGGTCTATCAAG TGGATCATGGTTGCTATCTGGAAAGTTGGCAAAGATGCTTTTAATCGATAGTGAGCAGAATGATTATGACTGCCCATTAACAATATCGG TGCTGGATTTTACCATGGAGCTTGTAAGGACTGGTGTAGAAGATGATATTGTTGTGTCTTTAATTGTGTTCTCCCTCCAGTATATTCTAGTTAATCATGAGTACTGGAAATATAAAGTGAAGAATACTCGTTGGAAAGTAACATTGAAG GTGCTGGAAGTGATGAAAACGTGCATTTTAGCAACAGCTTCCTCTGAAAAGCTGAGTGATGTAATACGGGATTTGCTACTCGATGATTCTTCGATCCACAACACTCTCTTTCGTATAATGTGTACAACTTCTGAAGCTTTGGAG AGACTTTATCTCAACCGCCTCATAGAATTGGTCGAGATTGAGGGTTTACAACTTGCTATAAGTTCTGCTTTGGATATTTCATATGTGATGCTTACCAAAATCTCAAAG GATATGACATCAAGCATTCCAGCTTTTCACCAAGCTGTCCTCTCTTCAACAACCAAGCCCATATCTGTTATTGCTGCTGTCATATCATTGATATCCTTTTTTCGTGATCCG GCGATACAGGTTGCTGCTGCTAAACTACTGGCGATATTGTTGCAGATGGCAGAGCCACATCCTTTTATAAATTCATGCTTCTGTCCCGATGACAAGCGG ATGGCAGATTTAAGGCTTTCTATTAATAGCATTCTACTTGAACACCGGATACTGAATGATGATCTTTTTATTGCCGTACTGAATTTGCTTGCTTCTGCAGCTCGTTTCCAG CCTGCTTTCCTTCTTGCTATTTTTGACACAAAGGAGGATACAGCTGTTCAACTGGCTAATATTGGTGGTGTGAAGCAGACAACAAATGAACCTTTGTCTGGTTCCCTGGGCTCTGAAACATGTAGTCTTGTTAATGCCATTCTCCAATTTGTTGAAAGCTCTAATGATGTTATTAATAG CAATCCCTGCGTACTGCTGAATGCACTTAACTTCTTAAAGGCACTGTGGCATGGGGCTGGTCTGTATACAGCTATTTTGGAGAGGCTGAAGAGCTCTGACAAGTTCTGGAAGCAATTATCGAACTCTATCTTTCAAAGTGCTGCCTTGGAAGTTCCTGTGCTCAAAAGCATTAAAGAATCAGAGGCTTCACTCCTGGGACACAAATATCGATGTCAATCTGCTATTTTGGAAACAATGGCATATGATGTGTTCTTGATGAAAAAGTTGTTATATGCTGAATCACTTGTCAAGGATCCCTCTGAATCAAATAAGAAGATTGAAGCTGATAATAATGTTATGAAGAGTATCTTGTCAAATTGGTGTAACAGTTCTGTTCTTGGAAGCTTGATCAAATCATATACATCTTGTAAATATGACAATGAAATATATTTTCATGCGAAG GTCGCATTGAGTTTACTCACTGTGCACATAATGGGAAAACTAGTAGCTGGTGATGCTGGAAGTTTGTCTGTATCCTTAGTGGAGAAGATTCGCCATGTGTATAAAAAG TTGACTGTTCAGCCTGCTTTTTCCGAATTACTGGCTCAGTACTCACTGCGTGGTTACAG TGAAGGGAAGGAGCTGAAAGCTTTAATAATGAGTGATCTCTACTATCATCTGCAAGGAGAGCTTGAAGGCCGTAAAATGAGTGCTGGACCCTTTAAAGAACTCTCCCAGTTTCTGATAGAGTCAAAGATGGTGAAGATTTATGAGAACAAGTGCAGTCTTGATCTTTTTTTAAATGCTGATGATGTCCATGTGTTTGATCTTGGGCGCATACAAGCAGATTTGGGATTAGATATGTGGGATTATTCTGAATGGAGAACATCTAAAGGAATTGCAGAAACAATGCTGAGCTGCATGCAGAAAGCAAACTCAATGGTGTTGATTGGAAATTCGAAGCTTTCTTCACTGAAAGCATTAATTACCGTCTTAACCGTGTATGAGGACAGT TTGCTGGAAAAAATGACTGAGGTTGGAGGGAAGATTCCTGATCAGCTGATTTTTTCATGCATGGAACATATATGCCGAAGTTTCCTTGACACTTTAGAACCTTTGTCTCGAGTCCCTGATGTTTCTGAAGATGTCCTTGATTTCCTCACTTCACAGGCAGATTTGCTTCTTCATCTCACAAGATCTGTGCGGAAAAGCCTGTCCATGTCTGTTTGTCTTCTCCTCTTGAAGACTTCAGGCACTGGTCTTAAAATGCTAAATGACCTTAGAACGATAGTTACTGGGGTGAATAACACAATGAAGCTTTTGATAATGTTGATTCTATTGTCAATGGAGTTCTGCTGGCTTGATTCCCATATATCTGGTGTGAAAGACAAAGAATCTATTGAAGGGTTTGCTGAGATTTCTAATGTGAGCCTCGGTCTGTTACCCATCTTGTGCAACTGTGTTACTGTTGCTGAATGTCATTCCCTCTGCCTGACTGCTTTGGACTTGACACTAAAAGGTTTTTTGACACCTGATACTTGGTTTCCCATCATCCATAAACATCTCCAGTTACAACATGTTGTTCTGAAACTTCAAGATAAGAATTCTTTTGGATCAGTTCCCGTTCTTTTGAAGTTCTTCTTGACCATTGCGCGTGTAAGAGGAGGTGCCGAAATGCTTCTTAATGCTGGTTTTTTCTCGTCTCTCAAACTTTTATTTGCTGACATGTCAGATGGTCGGGTTTCCTCTGTTATTAATTCTGGCAAAAAACTCTCCACTTTATCTGACAAAATAGAGAAGCCTCAACTCATTTGGGGACTTGGCTTAGCTGTCATCACAGCGATGGTTCATTCTTTAGGAGACAGTTCTTTGAGTATTGATATTGTGGCCAATGTGATACCATACTTATTTTCTGAGAAAGCCCATCTTATTTCTTATTTTCTCAGTGCACCAGATTTTCCATCTGATGATCATGACAAGAAAAGACCACGTGCACAAAGGACTTGGACTTCTCTTTCTAAACTAATGGAGACTGAGCAAACTCTCATGCTAATGTGCGTCTTGGCACAACATTGGAATACTTGGGTTAAGGCTATGAAGGATACAGATTCACAGTTAAGAGAGATGAGTATTCATCTCCTGGCCTTTATTAGCTGTGGAAACCAGCGCCTCGGAGAGGCTCCTAGCCGGATTCCGCCTCTCATATGCCCTCCTATTCTGAAGGACGAGCTTGATTGCTGCAATAAACCTTCATTTGTAAACAGCAAAAATGGATGGTTTGCTCTTTCACCCCTTGGTTGCATCTCAAAGCCGAAATTTTCTGGGATATCAACAACTGCTCTTGTTATCAAAGATCAAGCAACTGAAAGTAACAATTATGTTTCACAAACATACTTCTCAGACTCAGTTGCCATTCAGATATACCGGATTGCATTTCTTTTATTGAAATTTCTCTGTTTACAAGCTGAGGGTGCTGCTAAAGGGGCTGAAGAGTTGGGATATGTTGATCTTGCTCATTTTCCAGAACTTCCAATGCCTGAGATTTTACACGGGATACAG GACCAAGCAATTGCTATCGTCACGGAATTATGTGAGACTAACAGATCTAAGCAGATTCAGTCAGAGGTCCAGCAAGTCTGTCTCCTACTGCTTCAAACAATTGAAATGGCCTTGTACTTGGAACTTTGTGTCTTACAGATTTGTGGAATAAAACCTATGCTAGGTCGTGTGGAGGACGTTTCAAAGGAAGTCAAACTATTGATGAAAG CTACGGAGGGGCATGCTTTTCTCAAAGGATCAATGAAGTCCCTGAGTCAGATAATATCACTTGTGTATCCTGGTTTGCCATAA